From the Mya arenaria isolate MELC-2E11 chromosome 17, ASM2691426v1 genome, the window ATCTGGAAATTTCGGTTTTGAGATCAATGCAAGTATGTTGAGAAATTCATTCAGTCTGATCGATTTACGTTCGATACAGAATTTCTTATTACTGAGATGTCTGCAAGTTGTAGAATAACCCATCAACAAGCTGCCAAGGtatatgattttcaaaaattgacCTGGATAGCCAAGCCCCAGCttggcattatttttttaaaaacagccCTGCTGTAGGGTTTTAAATTAAAGGTTCAAGGAGGCCCTAGGGgcaaggttaaggtcactgttactaaaaacagaaaaaaaaccaGTTGAGACTGAATCTCACAAAGAAGGCCTaggttcttctgtcaatcattgacaATCTGGTTTCGTCGTAATGCAgcattttgttaactttttaatttgacattttattgcttttgacagacACATATTACATCTTTATTGTAGTaatttctaagacaaaacaGTGTTTAGTCGAGCATGCTGTCctacaacagctcttgtttgaaaACATCCCTGCTATAGGGTTTTAGCTAAAGGGTTAAGGAGGGTGTAGCACTTTGCTGTTTATGGGGTTGAACCCCTACACTCTCTCGGATACCAGCATGTGCTCCCTTCTTCCTTTTTAGAATTGAATGCTTTAGAtaatcatatattttctttcgttttgtttaaaagcttatgtcattagaaaaacatattaactTAATACATCTGGCAATTGAAACCTTTTCAATCCTTTctaaccatttttttccaaatttataGAGCAGTACAACTGTATATATGGTAGTTCTTCACAGTCGAACACAATGTGCAATATCTGTCCCTTTTCAACACCAAACTAAACCCCTACTGCTATATAAATCCAGAATTGAGCAAAACCTTGGGCGCTTTTTACTAATGCAGGCTTTTGggcttgttttaatttcaacCAGAGTAATGGTATTGATTTTTTGCACAACGACATATAAAGAAATTTCATAAGAATTAAAGAAAGTTCATTCATTtgaattaatacttttatttgtttgttgataacatatatgcatgtttaaccatcttttattgtataatatacaaatacaagtaGATGAAACTGTTAATGTGTGAAATGAATGAGGGTAATTTTTATCCCAATTCTAATAAGACTTTCAGTGTGTGGGCACCAAATGTTTAGTTCTGTTTACaaggtaaaatatatttcaaccaTACACAGAAACTAAATGAGCAATTatacctttttatttcatgcttgtTCATCATTtagataaatgtttaattgacacatatttgaaaaaaaagcaaCAAATTTTACACTGAAGATGTCATAACCAAAATTATGATACTGGGTATTGTTCCCAGGACTGTGtgtttacattcatttttcACAGTAAAACAGGCTAAAGTTCAGAAACCAGGaacttatattttgataatttcacAGTAACAGTGATTTTATCATGTTATAAACCaccatttaatagttttaaacagAACActaaaaagcatgaaataaaactgtaatGAAATTAACATAAGTATATGAGAACActaaaaagcatgaaataaaactgtaatGAAATTAACATAAGTATATGCACATGTTGAACACAACTAATAAACCTTTTAATAGTATTCATCATAACAAtcttttcaaaatcattaaaatcagGTCCAACAATAGTTATAACAGTAAGTCAGGTTCTTAAAAAGAATACACCTGTGTATATCAATGAATTCTTCAAAAGAACAAACATTTTGTCCAAAAGTtccaaaaaaatacaaacatgtgcaGCAGCGTGAACAAATATCGgattcatttgttttgctatCTGACTCAAATTGTGTAAATGTACCTGCAATAACTGCAACGTAACAATGACACTGCCAATAGATGTTGAACACTAAGTaacttattttaattgtttgcttCTTTAACACAGAAAAGCATAAAACTCTTTcaatactaaaaataataattcttctGTTTATGTTTGGCACATTTAAAATTCCAATCCTGAATGCACCAGATTAGCAACACTAGTGTTGAATGAGCTTTTGGGTTTAAGCTAATTTCAACCACATGTGGTTAGAACAAGTTCACtgaggcttttttttttttcaagatctttttttaactttgtctATGTCAATCCTAACTGCTAATTCCAGCAGAGTGTCTGTTTATCATTGTACATCACCACATAAGAAAGAAGAGCACAGCTCCCTAGCAAGGTGAAACCAATCCCTTTATCAAGACACAGTCAAAACAACCATGTCACACTTCGTCCTCCCGTAACAGCATATTCGGGATGCCGTTGGATACAGGGAACTTCCTCCCCGTCTCTGGACAAACAAGCTCACCTTCCAAAACCTCCAACTGAAAATAGTTGATCAAAGTAAAAGATCATGTTTATGGTTTATCTTGTAGTGAACTATTCAACCTGCATCTTGGTTACttcaaacatatatacacatcATAAGTTTTcctattttggtaaatattaaCCGTATACGTGTATgaataattaacaaataacatataTCTCTTCTACTCATACTGGCTTATcagtataaacattttttttcttcttccaaaatgaccaaATCCTTGAACCTTGACTGATGAAAATATAATCTTAAAacccaaaaaaaacaacaacaaacagttACAATCTTCTACTTTAAAATAATTCTCGTAATTTCcatttgtgttcatttatttaattttaacttatttccTTTACAACGACTGTGAAGCAAGCTactacaacattatatttatcactcttgTTGACATTACATAACACAATTGTGTGGTCTCATGGTCCGGGGATAACTGGAGTTCACAGAGGAATGATTAGTACCCACATTATCATTTATTAGTTAGGTAACCTATAAGTAAAATTACAATTATTCTAAATTACCTCCATTAGTACATGGTGGGTTTTCTTCAAGAACTCTTCGTTTTCCTCATATTTTTCCACTACATTCTCTGGTAGGTTGTCTGGCTTTCCAAGCTAAAATTGAAAAGCTTTTCTTCAATAATGTTGTaactatttcaatttttttgcctattttttttatctcctTTATCATTACTCTCCattaattaaacaatgtttttttattgaaaatatatatatatttctaccGTATACACTTATATAAGacactttcatttaaaaagttaaatagtGTTACTGTAAGCCATCtatcaattaatttaaactacTTTACATGATTAGATGTATGTAACTAGCCTAATATAACATACATCTGCAGCTGCTTGTCTTAATGCTGGCCAATCAATTTTAGGAATCATTCTGGCTGTGAACTCTGGAACAAAGTCAACCTCCTTCTCTTCCACCTTTGATGCCTACAAATAACAAGCAAgatgatttttataataaacagcatccggattaagtttgcaaatccggaatttttgcaaacttattttttttatttttcacccaatgttttttatttttgtatttttaaaatgcgttaggtaatactaataagagatattttttgtttcctgaaatttaatttagaaatatgtttttttggcatttaaagtcaacttttccaatgggagtcccattggaaaatggccttcccattggaaaatggctttttcaagcttttccaattggaaaactggctctattaaaattgtgggagaatttggaacataatttttaaaattgaaattgactgtttaattaagaatattttacactcactacatgaaaaataatatattcattaaaaatgaagaaccgatagattcatttaaggcatttgtttgcgaatcctatttataatgttaactaGTTTACCATTATttagtataatattatattaaaagtaataacatcaaaaaataataccgtaattgtaaaaatacatgatttttaACTagttacatataaaataaaataatcaaaacataatgCACACTTTTCCTTGCACATTTTGCAGTGGTGCACTTAACATTGTTCTCTTAATGAAAAGTGTCTATTTCCCCAAATTTTTGTAAGTCACagtttcttgaataaaaaacaagatCTTTACAAGGCCATCTCTCATACAGTACAGTGTATCATGTGactgtatgcataaaaaagtcaaatttgCTATTATATCAGCTATTTTGGCATGAGTCTGTATTTTCCAAAAGTCAGAAATTAATCCCAATTTGAAAGACAGTGGCAAAAATCCAATAAAATCACGGCCTTGAATTTAAAGGAAAATGTATCCTTGGCACACATGTTTTTGGCAATATATAAATTACTGTCAGCAAATgttctttttcagaaaaaaacccatatcaaacacaaaaattaattttcctTGATTAAATAAGCAATTTAGATAATACTGATCTATTTGGGAGCCATCTGTTTCATAACGATTGTGGAATAAGTTCTAACAACTTTACATTAATCGTTCTCGTTGAATGCAAGTTGTTAGGAAAcaattggttaaaaaataagttagttAACAAGCTTTACGAAaactagtccatataaacaggcgcataaaaaatcgtcaaagactcgaAAGTGGCTGCCACTTtcgagtctttgacgattttttatttggcgactATGTGAGTCCATATACCACTTGTTaatttcctagccaagaatgacagatcccagcgctaattATATTGAGTggaaagataacgggcacctgcAAGATAGGGCTAAAATAgcgatgctttgttgacagaagtCGATCTGAATTAGTGTTTCATGAAATGTGTTATAAGAGAAAGATATTGACTAAAAATAAGTTATGTGTAACTTTggtgttttttatttgacagTGAATTGTTAAGTATTGTGGAGTTACAATTGaagaatttattttacattggtatgggtcaatcgacttgtggcgtttagggaacaaaatgaatatccaaatgttaaaataaattctctaaacgtgcattattgtggctataCGAAAACACCAGCACCAGCTCCTAACATGTCAACTTTTAATTAGAATATTaattaccgtaattcacctaagagttcggacactctaaatattcggacacccaaaattattttccaaaataatttattttgcgtacctaattttcggacacccaaaggacatcaatcataacctTCACAGTTACCAATTTttacagacgaagattattgatttttatctttacaatgcctggctagattacctaaccgtatgtatacaccactgtgacaagttaattagttactacccatcctaaaagatttattgcCTGCAgaaaaaggaagtgtgatatatttattggaggattaaagaaacaacaagggcaatcaagggattaagaaaacatagacatgacatgtttgtaaaacgatctgccaataaactttcaaacttgtaccacacttatagactgtatgaagcaataatcgtacagttatacatttttACTGCATAAGTGCATatcaatgtccatgctctccacgagatcctcgtgggtataactgtaaattatgtagtgttttagccaggaattaaaaagggcagggtgggccaaaaaaggacagggtgggCCAAAATAGGGGCATGGTGCTTTCTTAAATGGGAAAACAATGCGCACAATATTAGCTTTGTATTGTTGTAGAACGACCATGTACCTTAtaaagtacatgcatgttcatgcacACATTGTAGAAATATCCCTACAGAATACTCTTAATTCttctttcttgttcattttcacttcagACACTTTCTTTAACATCTCCGGTTGTTGTCACCTGTCCAAGGCTCTCACAGTCACAAGGCTGATTTTTtggggagaagtcacttctcccaccaCTCaattttagggagaagtggggagactttaaggAGAAGAGATACTTATCGTAAAACCTGAGATAAATATTGTGCCATgccacaaaactttaaattcacatttactttgattgcttttactagatggaatgttaaaaaagtgttctttttttggcctatcaaaagtgtacttttgcaatgtaaagtttacctccaaaaagcgtctaaaataaaaacaaagacatttataaaaaaaataccatttgaaacaatcagaaTGGCCTTATATATGagctgttaaaaacatttaagtgcaGGGGGCGAATCTTGTTTTGGTACGATcaggatagggtacgaatgtcacattcagctttgctgttgtttacttgtctatggttaaataaatttcaatatgctgacattttaaaacaaaatgacatttaaaatctctaTCCTTGATGAAAAACTCACTTACACTTAATAATAGAACTAGAAAATCGAGAAATAAACTCCGaaaaatgttatgacaaaatggcggtgaCTCGCCGAATCTTCTACTTTTAAACATCGTACAAATGAGGAAAATACTGTCAACgctatataaagcaaataaaaaagttttgagattacaaaacaaattttcattatgaacattcaacacaaaaactatcaaatattggtCATGAAGTTTtgagtatttgattttcttagcgccaccgtctgtttttcaatgaccgtctgcttcaaacgAAACAGTGTTCTAAAAAGTGTGCCTTGTTTTTACACTGCAAGTATCAATTGTTTACTAATGCTTGACAACATTATTCATCAATTATTCGCTTTTTCTATCgcaatttaacaaacttttaataatttgaCCATTGTCTTCTCTGATTGGTTAACATGGGACGTTTGCGATAATTGGATGATAGACAACCCAATTATGTGATTAGGAGATTACCGATTATTAATggctaaattaattaaaactgtAACAACATCGGCATCAAAGATCGACATTTAGAGGTACAACTTCGATGTCTCAGACAAGGAATAATGTGTCATAATGAACAGCAATTAGCACTCTGATTATAAGCGTGAATTACTGTTAATCCGACCCGCGGTGATGACGGTCGTGTGCCTTAGCACGCACTGATCTGTGACAGATTAGGAAACGGCGacattgaccaatgaaatatttttagggCGTAACTTTgtgataaggcctaaaaaaaaaatatgtctgtttcctgtaacccgaccgaccgtaattttttaccgccgaccgcaatttttttatgccccaaaattCGAAAAGTCAGATTTTTTGCGATCTCTGGTCTATGATGACAACGATATTAAAACAACGATCTGAATGGCCAGAAGAGCGCAAGAGGGCGAGAAAAATATGACAGGGCGTGTAAAAAGGGGCAACGGGGCGGGGTAAAAAAAGGGCAGGGCGGGCCGCCCTTCCATTCCGCTTTAGCTAAAACACtattatgtgacgtcacacagtgtgactctttgatctgaagccgatagaatgtgtttatttagttcaatgcatgtattaaatggtgtttttattaacttgatgaaggaattacacttataggcgtaataaataagtttatgactaTTGATTGCTAcgaataaattaataagtggtaaaatgcaaacatgaagaaaaaaggcaggttaaacaaacatgtaaataatatgtaaaaatggtaatttccTATGAAttcggacagcgaaaaaaataattaatttaaggtgTCCAAACTCTTAGGTAAATTACGGTAGtggatatttttttgaaaaaaaatcttggaattattttattcatattcagGGTTTTATGATATATGATCATGTTCCAAATAGTTTTGGTGTTGAAAATAAAGAAGATTTCTTTAAGAGGGGGGTGTGGACATAGGGTGGGTCATATCAACGCAAATGTCGCCTGTGGTATAAACATGTGTATCGCgaaattatattacaaatgcGAAGGAAATCTGAAAATCTTCATTCTGTATATTTACTTACGacgatttttaaaggaaatcCTTTTGAGACTCCCTTGATTATGTTTGAGGTTAGCATATTGTGTGTTAAAAGCTTCATCTTGGTAGATCGCTGAACCGATGTTGATCCTTTGACAACTGATCAAATTTACAGCACATAAATGAAcgaaaaagtcaaaatattataaGGGTATTTGTTTGATTGTAGGCTTCATTCTCTAGagtataaaaattatataaatatttttatcccGCCTCCTTTTGATGAGATACTAAATCATAATTGATCTTGTTTCTGATTCGCAAGTTAAACAATGTCGTTTAGATGATTCCACTTTTGTATAGCAGCCAATATGTCTGCGCCCATTCGGCATGAAACAAGTTTTAGAAATTTATAGACAGTATCGTTTCATTTTGTAGTCTATTGGTAATTAGagatttatgtattttattatatttggtggacaataaaacaatagtgtTATAACGACACTCCCATCCcacatgaacataattatatgatttattgGTTTATTTGTTGTAATATTTAGCCTTTAGGATAAATATTACTTGTTTACATgaagtcattgttcatcattcTATCCACAGATTTATTAGAGATAATGCAATATCAAAATGATGAATTGATAGTAGTAGCTTCTCCAACTCCTAGACATCACAGGAATTTGACTCAGTGTTTGGTCAGAAATGTaatataaagttattatatgaccaaaaactgacaaaaaacaacaatttcggACTAAAACCTGCAAcgcgttcagtaaagatgtttgcggcgaacgtttgctgtttggtttcccgcttaatgtgtatgcgctgcgttgcaacagggatacaaaacaaaacatttgcgagcgttttgtaaacgctcgccttactgaacgcactgcagGTCACTTATACTATCAATAGAGATAGTATAAATGACCAGGTCTTTGTccgaaattgttgttttttgtcagtttttggtcatataatgatttaatatatcatttttgacCAAACACTGAGTCAAATTCCTGTCCTAGACATGTAGAGGCCCCGTAGTGCCAAGTGAATGTGGTAGTTTTGTTTTCACGCAAAATGTAGCGgggatgggccttacctaggtatccttgggtgcaggggcatttggcagggattttaccaccagttaaTGTCCGCAGGATGGTGATTTTACCCGgtatttatgaaaaaagttaaattttgtCCATCAATTACTATATATGCAACTTTTTTGCAGATataaatcagtgtgtgtataccacgtggtaaattgtgtcataaatgctatgtcggaaggcaacattttgcttcaaattaaaactttaaacaaagataacttcactatttcttcaccattttaaatgaaacatagcgcaatCTACACCGCTTACAGAGCCATTCCTTCAgtcttttactagagtttgattgagagtttagtttcctaaaacattttgacaaaccttttcacaatacggccgtctgatggagcactgtcaaaaccttattttggaaacaggtttgttgaagtgtttgatgaaactaatcaacTTAACAAACTCCAGTAACAAAACGAAGGCTTTAATCGGCATAGACtgtgctttgtttcatttaaaatgatgtagtaaaacgaaagttatcattgttttaagtcttcctTTTAGTTgaaacgttatatattttacaacgattgtgaagaaagctctgatagcttatactaagtcactcttgttggcacaatgttgcgcgagagtgtggtcttgtgcaTGTTTATGATGTGtgtataactattaaatatggTGCTACACTCTCAAGATAAGTCTTGTATGGGTTAGTAacaaagagttattgccctttaataaCTCAAATAGAACTAATACTGAACAATGTCATGTGATGTCTTCACTATTGCATTgacttatatttcaatattgaattggtttttcaatttaactttttttctggtTAAAAATTAATCTGTGGATTTCTGCCTatgataaattgttttgaaaagtttggtTCTTCGACAATGATTGATCAAGTCGTTGAACTTGCTTGTTAAACTTACAATGCATTTTATGCCCtccatatatacatgtacgtttatCTCAGTGTGCCACCATGTCGGGGAGAAAAGAGGTGTTCAGTTCCGAACTTGACTTCTGCCCACGATGTGGAACCGTGCTGCCA encodes:
- the LOC128222958 gene encoding multifunctional methyltransferase subunit TRM112-like protein, whose protein sequence is MKLLTHNMLTSNIIKGVSKGFPLKIVASKVEEKEVDFVPEFTARMIPKIDWPALRQAAADLGKPDNLPENVVEKYEENEEFLKKTHHVLMELEVLEGELVCPETGRKFPVSNGIPNMLLREDEV